CCCGGTCTTCGTCGTCATGGTTCTCTCCCTGGTTGCCGAGATGGTCCGGACCTGCCGGGCACCGGTCGGTGTCGCGGCAGGTCCGGTCGGGTCGTGCCGAATCAGTTGCGGATCGGGCTGGTCTGCTGGCTGGCGACCATCCACACGCCGTCGCGCAGCACGAGCACCCACATGGCCCGGGCCTCGCGCTGCGGCGGCGGCTCACTCTCCCCCGCGAGCACGACGGCGCTCTGGGTGATCACCGTGGCGACCTCCGGAGTCACGAACCGGACGTCGACCGGCTCCTCGACCAGGCGCGCGCCCTTGTAGACACCCTGGAACTGCTCGGCCATGAAGGTCCTGATGGCCTCGCGCCCGTCGAGCTGCTCGTCGCCGACGAGCAGGCTGCCGTTTTCGATGAAGACGTCAGCGAACGCGTCGGCGTCGTTGTCGTCCCACGCCGCCCGCAACCGTAGTGGGGCGCTGAGGGCGGCGCCTTCCGCGCCGTTGGGGAAGGCACCGTAGTGCCCTGCCCACTTCTTGGCCTGATCGACCAATGATGCCGCCGTTCCGGACATCCTTGTCTCCTCCTGTTCGTGACGTGTCT
The sequence above is a segment of the Solwaraspora sp. WMMD406 genome. Coding sequences within it:
- a CDS encoding SgcJ/EcaC family oxidoreductase, encoding MSGTAASLVDQAKKWAGHYGAFPNGAEGAALSAPLRLRAAWDDNDADAFADVFIENGSLLVGDEQLDGREAIRTFMAEQFQGVYKGARLVEEPVDVRFVTPEVATVITQSAVVLAGESEPPPQREARAMWVLVLRDGVWMVASQQTSPIRN